A single Haloplasma contractile SSD-17B DNA region contains:
- a CDS encoding Cap15 family cyclic dinucleotide receptor domain-containing protein, translating to MEKYEIKGFDRSKVFVGIAGIALIVYVYFEIILKDSQDQNVKLLFYIISLSLLYWLIFNLFNSLLWKLKIFNIPNLNGKWKGKIISSYSDQSTKTEKECTITIKQTFTKIKIKLQTDTSMSCNVNGFLDITKVDSFQLSYEYENQANGNSTETMNDHKGYCIVDFEPEDNSIIGFGNYFNDIKNRKSFGYIEKIRPFEEKTFNKNFNVNEELNVKKIFSFVTWFLLIFSIINYFYNNCDVIPLIFEGLLSITFSTIIVNLSPLKMIKTIFKETLSLLSNNIKEKFTKQNNSISTIKNYAIGLYTIAYIIGILSFNGLFIYVAFNNLNSENSLPFVYSSIMLGLLIINTFLVTLSWFVFVLPNKLENKLGSRGAIPIVISLLLILLSSFSIIKNPDNTYYDLMLYSLVIGFIILFLGNIIFLFKDINIFLYRNKNKQISIIKYFLFMFIYIIFYATYVTYILHKFDASALSTVNSEISTIDYFYYTVITITTVGYGDVTLNTFMGKIWSMILSLQGFIYFALLLGILSSYIMNNASDNDQKKE from the coding sequence ATGGAGAAATATGAAATAAAAGGGTTTGATAGGAGTAAGGTATTTGTAGGAATTGCAGGTATAGCACTTATAGTCTATGTTTACTTTGAAATAATTTTAAAAGATAGCCAGGATCAAAATGTTAAATTATTATTTTATATTATTTCACTTAGTTTATTATACTGGTTAATATTTAACCTCTTTAACAGTTTATTATGGAAGTTAAAAATATTTAACATACCGAACCTTAATGGAAAGTGGAAGGGTAAAATAATTTCCTCATATTCAGATCAGAGTACTAAAACTGAGAAAGAGTGTACTATAACAATTAAACAGACGTTTACTAAAATAAAAATAAAATTACAAACTGATACATCCATGTCATGTAATGTAAATGGATTTTTAGATATAACGAAAGTGGATAGCTTTCAGCTATCTTATGAATATGAAAATCAGGCAAATGGAAATTCTACAGAAACAATGAATGACCATAAAGGATATTGTATTGTAGATTTCGAACCAGAGGATAATAGTATAATAGGGTTTGGGAATTACTTTAATGACATTAAAAATAGAAAATCATTTGGATATATAGAAAAAATAAGGCCATTTGAAGAGAAAACATTTAATAAAAATTTTAATGTTAATGAAGAATTAAACGTAAAGAAAATTTTCTCATTTGTAACTTGGTTTCTATTAATTTTCTCAATAATCAATTATTTTTATAATAATTGTGATGTCATCCCATTAATATTTGAAGGGTTATTAAGTATAACCTTTAGTACTATCATTGTTAACCTTTCACCTTTAAAGATGATTAAGACTATATTTAAGGAAACATTGTCATTATTATCAAATAATATTAAAGAAAAATTTACTAAACAGAATAATAGCATAAGCACTATAAAAAATTATGCTATAGGACTGTATACAATTGCATATATAATTGGAATCTTAAGCTTTAATGGATTGTTTATATATGTCGCTTTTAACAATTTAAATTCAGAGAATAGTCTACCATTTGTATATAGTAGTATAATGCTTGGTTTGTTAATAATAAATACATTTTTAGTGACTTTATCATGGTTTGTATTCGTACTTCCAAACAAACTGGAAAATAAATTAGGCAGTAGAGGTGCCATACCTATAGTAATTTCATTATTACTTATACTGCTATCTTCTTTTTCAATCATTAAAAATCCAGATAACACATATTATGATCTTATGCTATACTCATTAGTGATCGGTTTTATAATATTATTTTTGGGCAATATTATCTTTCTTTTTAAGGATATAAATATTTTTCTATACCGGAATAAGAATAAACAAATTAGTATTATTAAATATTTTTTATTTATGTTTATTTACATTATATTTTATGCAACATATGTTACCTATATTTTACATAAGTTTGATGCTTCAGCATTAAGTACTGTAAATAGCGAAATAAGTACAATTGATTACTTTTATTACACTGTAATTACAATTACTACAGTGGGTTATGGAGATGTCACTTTAAATACTTTCATGGGCAAAATATGGTCTATGATTTTGTCACTACAGGGGTTCATTTACTTTGCTTTACTATTAGGAATATTAAGTAGTTATATAATGAACAATGCAAGTGATAATGATCAAAAGAAAGAATAA
- a CDS encoding MPN domain-containing protein: MNEYLKFKSTSDNTVYIKKRILKDISKFLCEDNLFLEAGGMIYGYITKSKKSFYFEKVTYPIETDIREYSKFVRSIEHFNFYNGKVEDEEITYLGEWHTHPCSAFLSSEDIKSHKILAKKNETEINGVFALILGVDSSIHLSFFTSNKKIIEFEKMKN, translated from the coding sequence TTGAATGAGTATTTAAAATTTAAATCAACATCTGATAACACTGTATATATTAAAAAACGTATACTAAAAGATATTTCTAAGTTTTTATGCGAAGATAATTTATTTCTTGAAGCAGGTGGTATGATTTATGGTTATATTACAAAAAGCAAAAAATCATTTTATTTTGAAAAAGTAACGTACCCAATTGAAACGGATATTAGGGAATATTCAAAATTTGTTAGAAGTATTGAGCATTTTAATTTTTATAATGGAAAAGTAGAGGATGAAGAAATAACATATTTAGGTGAATGGCATACGCACCCTTGTTCAGCTTTCCTATCTTCAGAAGACATAAAATCACATAAGATTCTGGCTAAAAAAAATGAAACTGAAATTAATGGTGTATTTGCTCTTATTCTTGGAGTAGATTCAAGTATTCATCTATCGTTTTTTACTTCTAATAAAAAAATTATTGAATTTGAAAAAATGAAAAACTAA
- a CDS encoding ThiF family adenylyltransferase, with protein sequence MKQLNNYDLEKLAEYLKNEGFDSHIDEKKVIVELGINKESHRVYFKEPVSVYKIPDIYYFDTRVINKSGLFNYGNRICLYDNTVTINPRMGLEVYVEVLRKLIKYIVGEEQSLKSTLDEIYDFWSGANQKGILLENYEKNYNNLAIINEIVIEKVGSTEGKYLYLGEVNKDFDYRELLVKDINSINEFISRKYSSNLMNICKGIKYLVFGMKHESEYIFIGYQVGETKISSNQKTISIEHIDYKLENYVKYCFYNTSIENVFYRGSSGLMSDSEKRITIVGCGSVGSNLINMLCEAGYYNFNIIDHDKLSFQNIQRHICNYNSTGKFKANAIKDELIKKYPYVKINAYSKSILQIDDISRILDNTDTLIITAGERNVEYALCQYLKEKYPRLKFMIVFVEPYLIAGHIIYASGVNPFDKDIFDDNLNYNFSVLKKDNDLYLREFGCSSRFVQYSVVKVKKFLYGASSDILEFINQDIRSNVKVYIGDLSNSIEYSLRLKSKYYTFSKSNSVEVVDFE encoded by the coding sequence ATGAAACAGCTTAATAATTATGATTTGGAAAAATTAGCTGAATATCTAAAGAATGAGGGTTTTGATTCGCATATAGATGAAAAAAAAGTTATAGTGGAATTAGGTATAAATAAAGAGAGCCATAGAGTGTATTTTAAAGAACCTGTATCAGTTTACAAAATTCCTGATATTTATTATTTTGATACCAGAGTTATAAATAAGTCAGGATTATTTAACTATGGAAATAGGATTTGTCTTTATGATAATACAGTTACAATTAATCCGCGGATGGGTCTAGAAGTTTATGTTGAAGTTCTCCGTAAATTAATAAAATATATAGTTGGAGAAGAACAAAGTCTTAAAAGTACTTTGGATGAAATATATGACTTTTGGTCTGGAGCAAATCAAAAGGGTATTTTACTTGAAAATTATGAAAAAAATTATAATAATCTTGCTATTATAAATGAAATTGTTATTGAAAAAGTAGGTTCAACTGAAGGAAAATACTTATATTTAGGAGAAGTCAATAAAGACTTTGACTATAGAGAACTTTTAGTAAAAGATATAAATAGCATAAATGAATTTATATCTAGAAAATACTCATCAAATTTAATGAATATCTGTAAAGGAATAAAATACCTTGTGTTTGGAATGAAACATGAAAGTGAATATATCTTTATAGGCTATCAAGTTGGGGAGACAAAAATCAGCAGCAATCAAAAAACTATTAGTATTGAACATATTGATTATAAATTAGAAAATTATGTTAAATATTGTTTTTATAACACGTCGATTGAAAATGTATTTTATAGGGGCAGTAGTGGATTAATGAGTGATTCGGAAAAAAGAATTACCATAGTAGGTTGTGGGTCTGTCGGCTCTAATTTAATTAATATGTTATGTGAAGCTGGGTATTATAATTTTAATATTATTGATCATGATAAATTAAGTTTTCAAAATATACAACGTCATATATGTAATTATAATTCGACTGGTAAATTTAAAGCAAACGCAATAAAAGACGAATTAATAAAAAAATACCCATATGTAAAAATAAACGCTTATTCTAAATCAATTTTACAAATCGATGATATATCGAGAATATTGGATAATACAGATACTTTAATAATTACTGCAGGAGAAAGAAATGTTGAATATGCACTATGTCAGTATTTAAAAGAAAAATATCCTAGATTAAAATTTATGATCGTATTTGTTGAACCTTATTTGATAGCCGGTCATATAATTTATGCTTCAGGTGTAAATCCTTTTGATAAGGATATATTCGATGATAATTTAAATTACAACTTCTCAGTATTAAAAAAGGATAATGATTTATATTTAAGGGAATTTGGATGCTCTAGTAGATTTGTTCAATATTCAGTAGTGAAAGTGAAAAAATTCTTGTATGGAGCATCAAGTGACATATTGGAGTTTATTAATCAAGATATTAGATCTAATGTAAAAGTTTATATAGGAGATTTATCAAATAGTATAGAATATTCCTTACGATTGAAAAGCAAATATTATACCTTTAGTAAATCTAATTCGGTTGAGGTGGTGGACTTTGAATGA
- a CDS encoding nucleotidyltransferase domain-containing protein: MYTKEINSFIDIITIGNLKSVDLRKSRDAIKGLIIGKFYKDYKIDFKGQGSYDMSTLINPIRGKKYDLDMGVYITIDNSNPYDFYSPQTVKNKLKEVVDEHTGPKTKIKKSCVRVDYSSKDYYIDLPVYLKIGNVNYLARGNDEWMESYPSENTDWFREQVKEKGEELRRIIKLFKAWKDKQSIKFSGLAITILCSQLYVNQGDIFSSFQYVATRLFDTLNFNFICRKPYKPYNDVIEELTSNQRDVFSSRLQSLILKLSKIEETESVDIVNSKFQSLFGDRFPKVNKLDSSKIITNPKRAIVKNKNETA; this comes from the coding sequence GTGTATACAAAAGAAATTAATAGCTTTATTGATATAATAACTATAGGTAACTTAAAAAGTGTTGACCTAAGAAAAAGCCGTGATGCAATAAAAGGGTTAATAATAGGTAAGTTTTACAAAGATTATAAAATAGATTTTAAAGGACAAGGTTCTTATGATATGAGCACACTGATTAATCCAATAAGAGGGAAAAAATATGATCTTGATATGGGTGTATATATAACAATAGATAATTCAAATCCATATGATTTTTATTCTCCTCAAACAGTAAAAAATAAATTAAAAGAAGTAGTGGATGAGCACACAGGTCCAAAAACAAAGATAAAAAAATCTTGTGTTAGAGTAGATTATTCATCTAAAGATTATTATATTGATTTACCTGTATATTTAAAAATTGGTAATGTGAATTATCTAGCACGTGGCAATGATGAATGGATGGAAAGTTATCCTAGTGAAAATACTGATTGGTTTAGAGAACAAGTTAAAGAAAAAGGAGAAGAATTGCGTAGAATAATAAAATTATTTAAAGCTTGGAAAGATAAACAAAGTATTAAGTTTTCTGGCTTAGCAATAACAATTTTATGTTCACAATTATATGTTAATCAAGGTGATATATTTTCTAGTTTCCAATATGTTGCTACGAGGTTATTTGATACTTTAAATTTTAATTTTATTTGTAGAAAACCCTATAAACCATATAATGATGTAATTGAAGAACTTACATCTAATCAAAGAGATGTTTTCTCATCTAGATTACAATCGTTGATATTAAAATTAAGTAAAATTGAAGAAACCGAAAGTGTTGACATTGTAAATAGTAAATTTCAATCATTATTTGGCGATAGATTCCCTAAAGTAAATAAATTAGATAGTAGTAAAATTATAACTAATCCTAAAAGAGCTATTGTAAAAAATAAAAATGAAACAGCTTAA
- the spo0A gene encoding sporulation transcription factor Spo0A yields MKKIKVLLCDHRQHGDLLMKHVKAQGNLEVIKYINDSSRLLEIIKHTEIDVLVMDPLMANLDGYQFLTELQRDSSQYKKPKNIILISTFYSEYALLKAVSLDVDFFIVKPTQPSYIIKVINEITDCTNKLKNKNTFDCQKSYNLKYNRDELYSPIMNILHEIGVPAHIKGFLYLKESILLVYENNDLINSITNIVYPNVAKTYRTTVSRVERAIRHAIEVAWNRGNIDAISQIFNDSVSLSKAKPTNIEFISMIVNHLK; encoded by the coding sequence ATGAAAAAAATTAAAGTTCTATTATGTGATCATAGACAACATGGAGATTTACTGATGAAGCATGTAAAAGCACAGGGGAATCTAGAAGTAATAAAATATATTAACGATAGTAGTAGATTACTAGAAATCATAAAACACACAGAGATTGATGTCTTAGTTATGGACCCATTGATGGCAAATCTAGATGGATATCAATTTTTAACTGAACTACAAAGAGATAGTTCACAATATAAAAAACCAAAAAACATAATATTAATTTCTACTTTTTATTCAGAATATGCATTATTAAAGGCAGTTAGTTTAGATGTTGACTTCTTTATAGTAAAACCAACACAACCAAGTTATATTATTAAGGTTATTAACGAGATTACAGATTGTACAAATAAGCTAAAAAATAAGAATACTTTTGATTGTCAAAAATCTTATAATCTAAAATACAATAGAGATGAGCTTTATAGCCCAATTATGAATATATTACATGAAATTGGAGTGCCTGCTCATATCAAAGGCTTCTTATATTTAAAAGAATCTATTCTATTAGTTTATGAAAATAATGATTTAATAAATTCTATTACTAATATTGTATATCCCAATGTAGCTAAAACATATAGAACAACTGTGTCAAGGGTTGAACGAGCGATACGACATGCGATTGAAGTTGCGTGGAATAGAGGAAATATAGATGCCATTTCTCAAATATTTAATGATAGCGTTAGCTTATCAAAAGCAAAACCAACAAATATAGAATTTATTTCAATGATTGTTAATCACTTGAAGTAG
- the smpB gene encoding SsrA-binding protein SmpB, whose protein sequence is MPKGLGKIVAQNKKAYHNYFIEEKYEAGLVLQGTEIKSIRSGKVSMNDAYAGIHQGEAYLSNLHISQYEFGTKSNHDPTRRRKLLLHNYEIKKLIGKIQQGGYTLVPTKVYLKNGYAKVQIALAKGKKLHDKRQTLKRKDANRQIERAMKDRYK, encoded by the coding sequence ATGCCAAAAGGATTGGGAAAAATTGTTGCGCAAAATAAAAAAGCGTATCATAATTATTTTATAGAGGAAAAATACGAAGCGGGGCTTGTACTGCAGGGGACAGAAATCAAGTCTATTCGATCAGGAAAAGTAAGTATGAATGATGCTTATGCAGGTATCCATCAAGGCGAAGCCTACCTAAGTAATCTTCATATTTCACAATATGAATTTGGAACAAAATCAAATCATGATCCGACTCGAAGGCGTAAGTTATTACTTCATAATTACGAAATCAAGAAATTAATTGGTAAAATCCAACAAGGTGGGTACACATTAGTACCAACTAAGGTATATCTGAAAAATGGATATGCCAAAGTGCAAATTGCTCTAGCCAAAGGTAAGAAATTACATGATAAGAGGCAAACACTGAAACGAAAAGATGCGAATCGTCAAATCGAACGCGCGATGAAAGATCGTTATAAATAA
- the rnr gene encoding ribonuclease R produces the protein MKEKLLNLFKDEAFERSTVEEISEKLNIEGADEFKKLVKTVVALEDEGILYRDKNDAFDLIERFGFYKGHILVHQKGFAFVEVLDHDMDDIFIPKDNINGALHKDIVLVRIAGKRKGASKEGEVVKVYERGIKEVIGVYDEVKGVGYVIPDNKKYQVEVIVNKNNSKGAIPEHKVKVEIINFISESKVEGKVTEILGHKNDPGIDILSAVYKYGIPTDFEPETLKQAEEIPDVITDKDLEGRRDLRDQTIVTIDGADAKDLDDAVTVTKLDNGNYKLGVHIADVSYYVREGDPIDREAFNRGTSVYLVDRVIPMIPHRLSNGICSLNPQVNRLVLSCEMEIDQTGDVVEHEIFQSVIKTTERMTYNAVNEILLDKNEQTRERYKDLIPLFERMHELFKILKKRRTNRGAINFETNEARIIVDEDGKPYDIKVRKRRDAEKIIEEFMLVANETVAEHFHWLNFPFIYRIHEDPKPEKLKRFYKVLNGLGYKIKGKENTVHPKAFQGILETVKGEPEEAVVNTLLVRSMAKAKYSEQSVGHYGLATEFYTHFTSPIRRYPDTIVHRLIREYIINGKIDEQNLTRWGAIMPEIGLQTSKRERDAIDCEREVDDMKKAEYMEDKVGMEFDGIISSVTSWGIYVELENTIEGLVHVLDLTDDYYEYDEDTVSLIGKRTKKIFRLGDTVRVKVISASKEEREVDFEIVGVKSRKHRPKKVVEVKGGNGNGGKKPKRKPMSRKDDKNGKNQKARKPKNKTLEQ, from the coding sequence ATGAAAGAAAAACTATTAAATCTATTTAAAGATGAAGCATTTGAACGTAGTACTGTAGAAGAAATTTCAGAAAAACTAAATATTGAAGGTGCTGATGAGTTTAAGAAGTTAGTTAAAACTGTTGTTGCACTTGAGGATGAAGGGATTCTATACCGTGATAAGAATGATGCGTTTGACTTAATTGAACGCTTTGGTTTTTATAAAGGGCATATTCTTGTCCATCAAAAAGGATTCGCATTCGTCGAAGTATTAGATCACGATATGGATGATATATTTATACCAAAAGACAACATTAACGGTGCCCTACATAAAGACATCGTCTTGGTACGAATTGCAGGTAAACGAAAAGGTGCTAGTAAAGAAGGCGAAGTTGTTAAGGTTTATGAACGTGGTATCAAAGAAGTTATTGGAGTCTACGATGAAGTTAAAGGTGTAGGTTATGTTATACCAGATAATAAAAAATATCAGGTAGAGGTTATTGTTAATAAAAATAACAGTAAAGGTGCCATACCTGAACACAAAGTAAAAGTTGAAATTATTAACTTTATTAGTGAATCTAAAGTTGAAGGTAAAGTAACTGAAATACTTGGTCATAAAAACGATCCTGGTATTGATATCCTATCAGCTGTTTATAAATATGGGATACCGACTGACTTTGAACCTGAAACACTAAAACAGGCAGAAGAGATACCAGATGTAATTACAGACAAAGATTTAGAAGGACGTCGCGACTTACGTGATCAAACAATTGTTACAATTGATGGTGCAGATGCAAAGGACTTAGACGATGCTGTTACCGTTACTAAACTGGATAACGGTAATTATAAACTAGGTGTTCATATTGCAGATGTATCATACTATGTACGTGAAGGCGATCCGATTGACCGTGAGGCATTCAATCGAGGGACGAGCGTCTACTTAGTTGACCGTGTAATCCCGATGATTCCTCACAGACTTTCAAATGGAATCTGTTCACTGAATCCACAAGTAAATCGGTTAGTACTTTCATGTGAAATGGAAATTGATCAAACTGGTGATGTCGTTGAACATGAAATATTTCAAAGTGTCATTAAGACAACGGAACGTATGACCTATAATGCAGTAAATGAAATACTACTTGATAAAAATGAACAAACAAGGGAACGTTACAAGGATTTAATCCCTTTATTTGAACGCATGCATGAACTATTTAAGATCTTAAAGAAACGTCGTACAAATCGTGGGGCAATTAATTTTGAAACAAATGAAGCTAGAATCATAGTTGATGAAGATGGGAAACCATATGATATTAAAGTAAGAAAGCGTCGCGATGCTGAGAAGATTATCGAAGAATTCATGCTAGTTGCAAACGAGACAGTAGCAGAGCACTTTCATTGGTTAAACTTCCCGTTTATCTACCGTATACATGAGGACCCTAAACCTGAGAAACTAAAACGATTCTATAAGGTACTAAATGGTTTAGGTTATAAGATAAAAGGAAAAGAAAACACTGTTCATCCTAAGGCATTCCAAGGAATCTTAGAAACGGTAAAAGGTGAACCAGAAGAAGCAGTTGTCAATACGCTACTTGTCCGCTCAATGGCAAAGGCTAAATATTCTGAGCAGAGTGTCGGGCACTATGGTTTAGCAACTGAGTTCTATACTCACTTTACGTCACCAATAAGACGTTACCCAGATACGATTGTACATCGTTTAATTAGAGAGTACATCATTAACGGTAAAATTGATGAGCAAAATCTAACACGTTGGGGAGCGATTATGCCAGAAATCGGGCTTCAAACTTCAAAGCGTGAACGTGATGCAATCGATTGTGAACGTGAAGTTGATGATATGAAAAAAGCAGAATACATGGAAGACAAGGTTGGTATGGAGTTTGATGGAATTATCAGTTCTGTAACTAGCTGGGGAATCTATGTAGAACTTGAAAATACAATTGAAGGTCTTGTACACGTATTAGATCTTACAGATGACTACTACGAATATGACGAAGATACAGTATCATTAATTGGTAAACGAACTAAGAAAATATTCAGATTAGGTGACACTGTAAGAGTTAAGGTCATTTCTGCAAGCAAAGAAGAACGTGAAGTAGACTTTGAAATCGTTGGTGTAAAATCACGTAAGCATCGACCCAAAAAAGTTGTAGAGGTTAAAGGCGGAAATGGTAATGGTGGTAAAAAACCAAAACGTAAGCCAATGAGTCGTAAAGATGACAAGAATGGAAAAAATCAAAAAGCAAGAAAGCCTAAAAATAAAACATTAGAACAATAA
- the secG gene encoding preprotein translocase subunit SecG, protein MLQLVDWLLIINSIVLITLVALQSSKQSLGQALTGGNSELFKNQKERGAELFMSRATLVSAILLVVLAIAAIIVHA, encoded by the coding sequence ATGTTACAATTAGTAGATTGGTTATTAATAATAAATAGTATTGTATTAATCACATTAGTAGCTTTACAAAGTTCTAAGCAAAGTTTAGGGCAAGCATTAACTGGTGGAAATAGTGAATTATTCAAAAATCAAAAAGAACGTGGTGCAGAATTATTTATGAGCCGTGCTACGTTAGTTTCGGCTATTTTGTTAGTCGTATTAGCAATAGCCGCTATTATCGTCCATGCGTAG
- a CDS encoding sodium:calcium antiporter translates to MYILMYVVLASILVYASVRASNYIDLLDRKSNMSGALIGGVLLAATTSLPELITSLSSVALVGNPEMAFGNVFGSNIFNVLIIAVVDLIFIKHMFLNKVSRTNNKALLYSIFIFLVMLGAFIVARPLPFPYLNLIGINFGIVSAVVLVMYLLSVRLMASDLGEGNEEIDEEFVEEHSDLTLTQIILRFMFFAAILVLASIFVTHVTNIIANKYQLEGSFAGALFLAIATSLPEATAVLTLVKLRNYDVAIGNVIGSNIFNFAIISVVDFIYFKDNLYNMISFKGGNFELLFFGLANSIILLYALLRKKSLSLFTYALPSIIIIVNYVIYLYGSVS, encoded by the coding sequence ATGTATATTTTAATGTATGTCGTACTAGCGAGTATTCTAGTATATGCATCGGTTAGAGCGTCAAATTATATTGATCTTTTAGACCGTAAATCAAACATGAGTGGTGCATTAATTGGGGGAGTACTTCTTGCAGCGACAACTTCATTACCAGAACTAATTACTAGTCTGTCATCTGTTGCACTAGTTGGTAATCCTGAAATGGCATTTGGTAATGTGTTTGGTAGTAATATCTTTAATGTCCTAATCATAGCAGTTGTGGACCTTATATTCATAAAACATATGTTTTTAAATAAAGTATCAAGAACGAATAATAAAGCGTTACTCTATTCAATTTTTATATTCCTAGTCATGTTAGGTGCCTTTATTGTAGCTAGACCGCTCCCATTTCCGTATTTAAATTTAATTGGTATTAATTTTGGAATCGTTTCAGCAGTTGTACTAGTAATGTATTTATTATCAGTTCGATTAATGGCAAGTGATCTTGGTGAAGGTAATGAAGAAATTGATGAAGAGTTTGTAGAAGAGCACAGTGATTTAACGCTAACACAAATTATCCTTCGTTTTATGTTTTTTGCAGCAATTTTAGTTTTAGCGAGTATATTTGTCACACATGTAACAAATATTATTGCTAATAAGTATCAATTAGAGGGAAGTTTTGCAGGAGCATTATTCTTAGCAATCGCGACCTCACTTCCTGAAGCGACAGCTGTTCTTACTTTAGTTAAATTACGTAACTACGATGTTGCGATTGGTAATGTCATTGGAAGTAATATTTTCAACTTTGCGATTATATCTGTAGTCGACTTTATCTACTTTAAAGATAACTTATATAATATGATTTCGTTCAAAGGTGGGAATTTTGAGCTATTATTCTTCGGATTAGCGAACTCAATCATACTTTTATATGCATTATTACGAAAAAAATCGTTATCTCTGTTTACATATGCGCTCCCATCAATTATAATTATAGTAAACTATGTAATTTATTTATACGGATCCGTTTCATAA